One segment of Phosphitispora fastidiosa DNA contains the following:
- a CDS encoding TatD family hydrolase, producing MFFDSHAHLDDKRYDPDRNEMLMRAREKGVSGIINVGYDIPSSMRSVKLAEEYDFIFAAVGIHPHDAADAGTDALEQVRLLAAHPKVVAIGEMGLDYYRNLSPRDIQQKVFRQQISLAKEINKPIIVHDRDAHGDVMQILKEEDAATNGGVLHCFSGSVEMARECVKMGFYISIAGPVTFKNAAKLWEVAVEVPLNRLLIETDAPYLTPEPHRGKRNESAYVIFTGERIAELRGISAGELAEATTRNTQELFGIKNF from the coding sequence TTGTTTTTTGATTCACATGCTCATCTTGATGACAAAAGATATGATCCGGACCGGAATGAAATGTTAATGCGCGCCAGAGAAAAAGGGGTTTCCGGCATAATTAATGTAGGGTATGATATACCTTCTTCAATGCGGTCTGTAAAGCTGGCAGAGGAGTATGACTTTATTTTTGCTGCAGTGGGAATTCACCCGCATGATGCGGCAGATGCCGGCACAGATGCCCTTGAACAGGTCCGGCTGCTTGCGGCCCATCCCAAAGTTGTTGCAATTGGGGAAATGGGGCTTGACTATTACCGCAACCTTTCACCCCGGGATATCCAGCAAAAAGTATTTAGACAGCAAATAAGTCTCGCCAAAGAGATAAACAAGCCAATAATAGTACACGACCGGGATGCTCATGGTGATGTGATGCAAATATTAAAAGAAGAAGATGCCGCCACAAACGGAGGTGTTTTGCACTGCTTCTCCGGAAGTGTTGAAATGGCCAGGGAATGCGTTAAGATGGGATTTTATATTTCCATTGCCGGACCGGTAACTTTTAAAAATGCCGCTAAGCTTTGGGAGGTTGCCGTTGAGGTTCCCTTGAACCGCCTTCTGATTGAAACAGATGCCCCATATTTGACACCTGAGCCTCACCGGGGTAAGCGAAACGAATCTGCCTACGTGATATTTACCGGTGAACGCATTGCTGAACTAAGGGGGATATCTGCTGGAGAATTGGCGGAAGCAACAACTCGAAATACTCAAGAACTGTTTGGTATTAAAAATTTCTAA
- a CDS encoding 3D domain-containing protein, producing MYDIKNGAASLRINQSLTTFMAYVLYGVLVLVVGIFVSCTVKEVSVKIDNKTISYHTFAPTVQEVIREAGIKEEIGFSGSPDTLKEGETVEYYSVSRHLSSRVRDGMVIWVYKHRITKTTENEEIPAPVTKKWDLYLEPGQQRVTQAGKSGVMKHTFIEHYRDDELLSKEMTGSTVIMTPTPQVIAVGSYRAPTRDVPSRQVSSRQGAPGTGQSIKFVSTAYTHTGYRTATGIKPRRGVVAVDPRVIPMGTKLYIEGYGYGIASDTGGAIKGRKIDVFFETRAEALKWGRRTVAVQIIT from the coding sequence ATGTATGATATTAAGAACGGGGCTGCAAGCCTGAGGATTAATCAGAGCCTGACCACATTTATGGCTTATGTTCTATATGGGGTTCTGGTCCTTGTAGTGGGGATTTTTGTATCTTGTACGGTAAAGGAGGTCTCTGTAAAAATTGATAATAAAACCATATCTTATCATACGTTTGCCCCAACCGTCCAGGAGGTTATCAGGGAAGCCGGCATAAAAGAAGAAATTGGCTTCAGTGGGTCACCTGATACGCTGAAGGAAGGGGAAACGGTAGAATACTATTCGGTATCACGTCACCTGTCATCAAGAGTAAGGGATGGCATGGTTATCTGGGTTTATAAGCATAGAATAACTAAAACAACGGAGAATGAAGAAATCCCGGCGCCTGTTACTAAAAAGTGGGACCTTTACCTGGAGCCCGGGCAGCAGCGGGTAACTCAAGCGGGTAAAAGCGGTGTTATGAAGCATACTTTTATAGAACATTACCGTGATGATGAACTCCTGTCAAAAGAGATGACCGGCAGCACAGTAATTATGACTCCGACTCCACAGGTTATAGCCGTGGGTTCGTACAGAGCCCCAACCAGGGATGTGCCATCACGACAGGTGTCATCCCGGCAGGGAGCACCCGGCACCGGTCAGTCGATAAAATTTGTATCCACTGCATATACACACACCGGTTATCGTACCGCAACCGGGATCAAGCCCAGGAGGGGAGTAGTTGCGGTGGACCCGAGAGTAATTCCCATGGGCACGAAATTATACATTGAAGGATATGGTTACGGAATAGCTTCTGATACAGGTGGAGCTATCAAGGGTCGGAAGATTGACGTCTTTTTTGAGACGCGTGCGGAAGCGCTGAAATGGGGCAGAAGGACTGTTGCTGTTCAGATAATAACATAA
- a CDS encoding 3D domain-containing protein, with product MQANTSPGSALGFLGDKRWIAWGLGVVVAAIIILTGFFYNRHNIRIFADGKEVNVVMRGGTVAESLKKAGIPLGERDIIEPSPNTKLTDDITVRITRKLRINLVDAGEISEQWITPGNVGQALEKLKIAVNPGDQVVPEPGTAIKSGDTIEISRYSDKYIEESIKVPFKLERRSDTSMEKGTTRVVCKGQDGLIQKTIKITYRNGKEVKREVMSEKVVREPVAKVVAYGTVTVKEVSRGGQIRFDRALSMNSTAYSHTGNNTASGIYPYRGAVAVDPAVIKLGTRLYVEGYGYAKALDIGSAIKGNRIDLFFDSDKEARKWGRRKVKVYVLE from the coding sequence ATGCAGGCTAACACCTCCCCGGGAAGCGCTTTAGGGTTTTTGGGAGACAAAAGGTGGATTGCTTGGGGCCTCGGGGTCGTTGTAGCAGCTATAATAATTTTAACGGGATTTTTTTACAACAGGCATAACATCAGGATATTTGCAGACGGAAAAGAAGTAAATGTGGTTATGAGGGGCGGTACAGTGGCCGAATCTTTAAAAAAGGCCGGTATTCCCCTTGGTGAGCGAGACATAATTGAACCATCCCCGAATACCAAACTGACAGATGACATCACCGTGCGCATCACCCGTAAATTACGCATTAATCTGGTGGATGCCGGTGAAATCAGCGAACAATGGATTACTCCGGGAAATGTGGGACAGGCCCTGGAAAAACTAAAAATTGCAGTCAACCCCGGAGACCAGGTAGTTCCGGAGCCTGGCACAGCTATCAAGTCCGGTGATACTATAGAAATATCCAGGTATAGTGATAAATATATTGAAGAATCTATAAAAGTTCCCTTTAAACTGGAGAGGCGAAGTGACACTTCTATGGAGAAAGGGACTACCAGGGTTGTCTGTAAAGGCCAGGATGGCTTGATTCAGAAGACAATAAAGATTACATATAGAAACGGTAAGGAAGTAAAACGCGAAGTAATGAGCGAAAAGGTTGTCCGTGAGCCGGTTGCCAAGGTAGTGGCTTATGGTACTGTGACAGTAAAAGAGGTCTCCCGTGGTGGTCAAATCAGATTTGACAGAGCGTTGTCTATGAATTCCACAGCTTATTCCCATACCGGCAATAATACTGCTTCCGGGATATATCCATATAGGGGGGCTGTGGCTGTTGACCCTGCGGTAATTAAATTAGGAACAAGGCTGTATGTCGAGGGCTATGGATATGCTAAGGCTCTTGATATCGGAAGCGCCATAAAAGGAAACAGAATTGACCTATTTTTTGATAGTGATAAAGAAGCTCGCAAATGGGGGCGGCGCAAAGTAAAGGTATATGTTTTGGAATAG
- the rsmA gene encoding 16S rRNA (adenine(1518)-N(6)/adenine(1519)-N(6))-dimethyltransferase RsmA, which produces MKLYSPATVRQVIDKYKFTFKKNLGQNFLVDGNIVNKIADAASLGSEDAVLEIGAGIGTLTCALAERAGKVVVIEIDKNLQPVLAETLSGYTNIDMFWGNALKTDFDALVEEKTQGQYGKNGRPFKVVANLPYYITTPLLMHALEKRFNISLMILMVQKEVAERITAAPGSKDYGALTLGVNYYSEPQQVVKVPRKVFMPQPDVESAVIRFIPRKNPPASVENEQAFFLVVKAAFGQRRKTLLNSLSSLGIDKNQIGTILPDLGIDPGRRGETLSFEEFARVSNSLHPLIPEK; this is translated from the coding sequence ATGAAATTATATTCACCGGCTACTGTAAGGCAGGTAATAGATAAATATAAATTTACATTCAAAAAAAATCTGGGCCAAAATTTCCTGGTTGATGGCAATATTGTCAATAAAATAGCTGATGCTGCATCTTTAGGCAGTGAAGATGCGGTTCTGGAAATTGGTGCCGGAATAGGTACTTTAACCTGTGCTCTTGCTGAAAGAGCAGGGAAGGTGGTAGTTATAGAAATTGATAAAAACCTTCAGCCTGTTTTGGCAGAGACCCTGTCCGGATATACAAATATTGATATGTTTTGGGGAAATGCCCTGAAAACAGATTTTGATGCTTTGGTTGAGGAGAAGACCCAAGGGCAGTATGGAAAAAACGGCAGGCCGTTTAAAGTTGTGGCAAACCTTCCGTATTATATCACCACACCGCTGCTGATGCATGCTCTGGAAAAACGTTTTAATATCAGTCTGATGATATTAATGGTGCAAAAAGAGGTAGCCGAGCGCATAACTGCTGCCCCTGGAAGTAAAGACTATGGCGCCCTTACTCTGGGGGTCAACTATTACAGTGAGCCTCAGCAGGTTGTAAAAGTGCCCCGGAAGGTATTTATGCCTCAACCGGATGTTGAGTCTGCTGTTATCCGGTTTATTCCCAGAAAAAACCCTCCCGCTTCGGTGGAAAATGAGCAGGCTTTTTTCCTTGTTGTTAAAGCAGCCTTTGGCCAGCGCCGCAAAACCCTGTTAAATTCGCTTTCTTCTCTTGGGATTGATAAGAATCAAATAGGCACAATACTTCCGGATTTGGGTATTGACCCTGGGAGAAGGGGCGAAACCCTTAGCTTTGAGGAGTTCGCCAGAGTAAGCAACTCCCTTCATCCATTGATACCGGAGAAATAA
- the yabG gene encoding sporulation peptidase YabG → MDIKVGDIVARKSYNNDVYFKVNDIIESDSGEVRVKLLGLDVRLFADSPVEDLVKVDREHIREYRKKFIKTNNDCLKRIFERRAKERSNSLMRAQSETVEDFFEIPGRVLHIDGNPEYLNLCMAIYEQLGIHARGMNLPEVEQSASVPELLKKYSPDILVLTGHDGIIRSGVDFSDLSNYHNSKYFVEAVKAARRIECNRDNLIIFAGACQSHYEALLEAGANYASAPLRVLIHAFDPVFIVEKVAFTSVNRMVATSEVIENTITGTDGLGGIETRGKFRLGFPKSPY, encoded by the coding sequence ATGGACATAAAAGTAGGCGATATTGTTGCCCGGAAATCCTACAATAATGATGTTTACTTCAAAGTTAATGACATTATTGAGAGTGATTCCGGAGAAGTCAGGGTAAAGTTACTGGGGCTTGATGTCAGGCTTTTTGCCGACTCTCCTGTTGAGGATCTGGTTAAGGTTGACCGGGAACACATCAGGGAGTACCGCAAAAAATTTATCAAAACTAATAATGATTGCCTGAAGAGAATATTTGAAAGAAGGGCAAAGGAACGGAGCAACAGTTTAATGCGAGCCCAGAGTGAAACAGTGGAAGATTTTTTTGAGATACCGGGACGGGTGCTTCATATTGACGGGAATCCGGAGTATCTGAATTTGTGTATGGCAATCTACGAACAGCTCGGAATTCATGCCAGAGGAATGAATCTGCCTGAAGTAGAACAATCTGCATCTGTCCCGGAGTTATTAAAAAAATATAGCCCTGATATCCTTGTTTTGACGGGCCACGATGGAATTATCAGGTCAGGTGTTGATTTCTCCGACCTGAGCAATTACCACAACTCAAAATACTTTGTTGAAGCTGTAAAAGCAGCGCGGCGGATAGAGTGTAACAGGGATAATCTGATCATATTTGCAGGGGCGTGTCAGTCACATTATGAGGCTTTACTGGAAGCAGGCGCTAATTATGCCAGCGCTCCCCTGCGTGTACTGATTCATGCTTTTGATCCGGTGTTTATAGTGGAAAAGGTAGCCTTTACGTCTGTTAACAGGATGGTAGCGACAAGTGAGGTCATTGAAAATACCATTACCGGAACAGATGGACTGGGCGGAATTGAGACAAGGGGAAAATTTCGTTTGGGTTTTCCTAAATCTCCTTATTAG
- a CDS encoding NAD-dependent epimerase/dehydratase family protein, with the protein MNVLVSGAAGLYGIHTVEELLSRQDITKIYGLDDLSRGYLDGDSLPTNWLDGKVQNLKQRYQDISVKEMNSLNIDVVIHLAGYNSGKESMNTPEEYFLNNEYGTFQLMQTLLRTKNRPFFVYASTVEVYGAGESPVVDEKSSVIPQSTYAVTKLAAEQHIMAVGRWYNYPVTSIRFSNTFGENHSIYGYNSVVASFIDRALRNEPLIVYGTGEQTRDFIYVKDAVRALSLAVSYRSKVEGLIINIGSGTQLSINELANSIIRLTSSTSEIINLPCEKGKHLGFKIDIGLAGRSIKWFPTFTLEEGLLRTINWHKGLYSI; encoded by the coding sequence GTGAATGTACTGGTTTCAGGGGCCGCCGGATTATATGGCATACATACTGTCGAAGAATTATTATCACGGCAGGATATTACGAAAATTTACGGACTGGATGACCTTTCGCGAGGGTATCTGGACGGAGATAGCCTGCCGACCAATTGGTTGGATGGGAAGGTCCAAAATCTGAAACAGAGATACCAGGATATATCAGTGAAAGAAATGAATTCACTGAATATCGATGTAGTGATTCATTTAGCCGGGTACAACTCGGGAAAGGAATCAATGAATACCCCGGAGGAATATTTTCTGAATAACGAATATGGGACCTTTCAGTTGATGCAAACACTTCTGCGGACAAAGAACCGTCCCTTTTTTGTTTATGCATCCACTGTTGAAGTGTATGGCGCCGGCGAAAGCCCTGTAGTTGATGAAAAGTCTTCTGTGATACCTCAGAGCACCTATGCAGTCACAAAACTGGCGGCTGAACAGCACATAATGGCTGTAGGCAGGTGGTATAACTACCCGGTGACCTCTATCAGGTTTAGCAATACCTTCGGAGAAAATCACAGCATTTATGGGTATAATTCTGTTGTGGCGTCATTTATAGACAGGGCTTTGCGCAATGAACCACTAATTGTTTACGGCACAGGTGAACAGACCAGAGATTTCATATATGTCAAAGATGCTGTTCGGGCGCTTAGTTTGGCAGTATCTTACCGCAGCAAAGTAGAGGGGCTGATAATAAATATCGGTTCAGGAACACAGCTTTCTATAAATGAGCTGGCAAACAGTATAATCAGACTCACGTCTTCAACTTCTGAGATAATTAATCTCCCCTGTGAAAAGGGAAAACACCTTGGCTTCAAGATTGATATAGGTCTTGCCGGGAGAAGTATAAAGTGGTTTCCGACATTTACCCTTGAAGAGGGACTCCTGCGCACAATTAATTGGCATAAGGGGTTATATAGTATTTAA
- a CDS encoding LysM peptidoglycan-binding domain-containing protein, whose translation MAGDKQRFLFFKYVPLKKGEKPLKDKEYISSEDTENIIEAPDFIQGDQTGAMADTGGPVEPEVPVQAEMPAEAEENLVEENLVEENLVEENLVEENLVEEDLVEEDLESCPQIPCFPDLPECPELPEIPECPELPELPECPEIPEPPECPELPEIPECPEPPEEPEGPCPSNAIMHVIQQGDTFWKLSKKYGTTVEAITDANPEADPLNLQIGETLCIPVGIPGAKG comes from the coding sequence TTGGCCGGAGACAAACAAAGGTTCCTTTTCTTTAAATACGTTCCACTGAAAAAAGGTGAAAAGCCTTTAAAGGATAAGGAATACATATCCAGTGAAGATACTGAAAATATTATAGAGGCGCCAGACTTTATTCAGGGGGACCAGACCGGAGCTATGGCGGATACGGGGGGGCCTGTGGAACCTGAGGTTCCGGTGCAAGCAGAGATGCCTGCAGAAGCTGAAGAAAACCTTGTGGAAGAAAACCTTGTGGAAGAAAACCTTGTGGAAGAAAACCTTGTGGAAGAAAACCTTGTGGAAGAAGACCTTGTGGAAGAAGACCTGGAATCTTGCCCGCAAATTCCTTGTTTTCCCGATTTACCCGAGTGTCCCGAACTTCCGGAGATACCTGAGTGTCCGGAACTTCCGGAGCTGCCTGAGTGTCCCGAGATTCCGGAGCCGCCTGAGTGCCCTGAGCTTCCGGAAATACCCGAGTGCCCGGAACCTCCTGAAGAACCTGAGGGTCCTTGTCCGAGTAATGCCATCATGCATGTTATCCAGCAGGGAGATACGTTTTGGAAGCTCTCCAAGAAGTATGGGACCACTGTTGAGGCAATTACAGACGCCAACCCGGAGGCAGACCCGTTGAACCTGCAGATTGGCGAAACCCTGTGCATTCCTGTTGGAATACCGGGGGCAAAAGGGTAA
- a CDS encoding ZIP family metal transporter yields the protein MAETVIISLIAGLATCFGALVVLMIGNPREKTLSALFGLAAGIMLAVIVLDLLPSALEQGTFRQTAAGFSIGIIVMLVLDLVLSQVYPPLKSNSNQTAYFRKMGYLVGIGIALHDLPEGIAIAAGFSAQQHLGLVIAVAIGLHNIPEGMATATPLKIGKVPDLTILLLNIVLSLFTPVGAIIGLLLLNLSPGHVALLLAVAAGAMTYIVKNELLPESRRRHPNYATLGGIIGFLFILVLGFVH from the coding sequence TTGGCAGAAACTGTGATAATAAGTCTGATAGCAGGACTTGCCACCTGTTTTGGAGCCCTGGTGGTACTAATGATCGGCAACCCCCGGGAAAAAACCCTTTCGGCCCTGTTTGGCCTGGCTGCCGGAATTATGCTTGCCGTTATAGTATTAGACCTGCTGCCCTCCGCTCTGGAACAGGGTACATTCCGGCAGACAGCAGCAGGTTTCAGTATTGGGATAATCGTCATGCTGGTGCTGGACCTTGTCCTGTCTCAAGTTTATCCGCCTTTAAAAAGTAATTCTAATCAGACAGCCTACTTTCGAAAAATGGGCTATCTGGTGGGCATCGGAATTGCGCTGCACGATCTGCCCGAAGGAATAGCAATTGCAGCAGGATTTTCTGCTCAACAGCATCTGGGCTTGGTTATTGCGGTAGCTATCGGTCTCCATAACATACCTGAAGGGATGGCAACGGCCACACCCCTCAAAATTGGAAAAGTACCGGATTTAACGATCCTGCTGCTTAACATCGTCCTCAGCCTGTTTACCCCAGTCGGCGCCATCATCGGTCTGTTGCTTTTAAACCTGTCTCCCGGTCATGTTGCCCTTCTGCTGGCAGTTGCCGCCGGAGCTATGACATATATAGTTAAAAATGAGCTTTTGCCGGAATCCAGGCGCAGACATCCCAATTATGCAACTCTTGGCGGAATTATTGGCTTTCTTTTTATATTGGTTCTGGGGTTCGTTCATTAA
- a CDS encoding chemotaxis protein CheW, translating into MAEELMTGDNQYVVFRLGREVYGLEISTVLEIITMQTITEVPGTEDYIEGVINLRGLVIPVFNLHKKFNLPGGEITRLTRVVVVEVEGSNIGMQVDGVSEVVRIPGGVIEPPSKIMNGIDEEYLLGIAKLEDGLVILLDLAKVLRKDDTSMLDNFS; encoded by the coding sequence ATGGCTGAAGAGCTGATGACCGGTGACAATCAATATGTGGTTTTCCGGCTTGGCAGAGAAGTTTACGGGCTGGAAATTTCTACCGTGCTGGAAATCATTACAATGCAGACTATCACTGAGGTTCCAGGTACGGAAGATTACATAGAAGGTGTGATAAACCTCAGGGGTCTTGTTATTCCTGTGTTTAATCTGCATAAGAAATTTAACCTGCCCGGTGGTGAAATAACCCGCCTGACTCGCGTTGTTGTAGTAGAGGTTGAAGGGAGTAATATTGGAATGCAGGTTGACGGGGTGTCTGAAGTTGTCCGGATTCCCGGTGGGGTTATTGAACCTCCTTCAAAGATTATGAACGGTATTGATGAGGAATACCTGTTGGGTATTGCCAAATTGGAGGACGGGCTGGTAATCCTGCTTGACCTTGCTAAAGTGCTTCGCAAGGACGACACATCCATGCTGGATAACTTCAGTTAA
- a CDS encoding chemotaxis protein CheA, with product MGLNLDASPEEMKIFLEEAEEHFQTLEEDLVRMEKEEFNEDLMQEIFRASHTLKGSSATIGHNRMAQLTHAMENVLDKLRKRQIEITSHLVDIFFECLDCLRVLRDEIINDEESDLDLQDIVAKLSIAAELDAAPVQKEAAAPPVTGEPASEQNGGTGPGLPAGSSLELSWEEKDAVQHGAEEGAVPYWVRIKFNVEPEMAAVRTFVTLMAFGEIGDVIKSKPTAEEIEQEKVSDCLEMLILSRAEEESVKKLIQELPDIDKFDVLNYGVPESSSGQPDNIKEAAKKVVTEPAAKEGNSEKAGNGAKKMAAKKTNRTVRVDVELLDGLMNLVGELVIDRTRLFQILNMMETEQEMDDMSQDLGRTSIHIARVTTQLQEQIMKARMLPVENLFNKFPRMVRDLSQKAGKEVDFIMTGQETELDRSIIEEIGDPLIHLLRNAVDHGLEMPEEREAGGKNRIGQLKLQAAHEENHIIITIKDDGKGIDPEAVRQSGIKKGLVSEEQARRLTDKEAISLIFMSGLSTVKKVTDVSGRGVGMDVVRNNIEKINGAIEINSIVGKGTEFKIKLPLTLAIIRALLVSIGEAVYAIPLSTVTETIRIQRKQIEYVNNHEVIVVRGKALPLIRLKAVFSGCSSEDEREKLFIVVVNLAGQQVGLVVDSLVGEQEIVIKSLGKYVGDVQGISGATILGDGNVALIVDVSNLIKKVAS from the coding sequence ATGGGACTAAATTTAGATGCCTCTCCGGAGGAAATGAAGATATTTCTTGAGGAAGCTGAAGAGCATTTTCAGACCTTGGAAGAAGACCTCGTACGAATGGAAAAGGAAGAGTTTAATGAAGATTTGATGCAGGAAATTTTTCGTGCTTCTCATACATTGAAAGGTTCATCAGCTACTATTGGGCACAACCGCATGGCTCAGCTGACACATGCCATGGAAAATGTTCTCGACAAGCTGCGCAAAAGGCAGATCGAGATTACCAGCCATCTTGTTGATATATTTTTTGAATGCCTGGACTGTCTCCGGGTGCTTAGAGATGAAATTATTAATGATGAAGAATCAGACCTGGACCTTCAGGATATTGTTGCTAAACTGAGCATTGCAGCTGAGTTAGATGCTGCTCCTGTTCAAAAGGAAGCAGCAGCGCCGCCTGTCACCGGCGAACCTGCGTCAGAGCAGAATGGTGGAACCGGACCGGGACTGCCTGCCGGAAGTAGTCTGGAGCTCTCCTGGGAAGAAAAGGATGCCGTGCAACACGGAGCGGAGGAAGGCGCTGTTCCTTACTGGGTCAGGATAAAGTTCAATGTGGAACCTGAGATGGCAGCTGTGCGTACTTTTGTTACCCTGATGGCTTTTGGCGAAATCGGTGATGTAATCAAGTCAAAACCTACTGCCGAAGAAATCGAACAGGAAAAGGTTTCTGACTGCCTGGAAATGCTCATTCTGAGCAGGGCTGAAGAGGAGTCTGTTAAAAAGCTTATTCAGGAGCTGCCTGACATAGACAAATTCGATGTCTTGAATTACGGTGTCCCGGAGTCTTCATCAGGACAGCCTGATAATATTAAAGAAGCAGCTAAAAAGGTTGTCACCGAGCCTGCCGCAAAAGAAGGGAATTCTGAGAAGGCGGGCAATGGGGCTAAGAAAATGGCTGCAAAGAAAACCAACAGAACTGTGCGAGTGGATGTTGAGCTTCTTGACGGTCTGATGAACCTGGTGGGGGAACTCGTTATTGACAGAACCAGACTGTTCCAGATACTTAATATGATGGAGACCGAACAAGAAATGGATGATATGTCTCAGGACCTTGGCAGAACTTCGATACACATAGCCAGGGTCACGACTCAGCTCCAGGAACAGATTATGAAGGCCCGGATGCTTCCTGTCGAAAACCTTTTCAACAAGTTTCCGCGTATGGTTAGAGACCTTTCCCAGAAAGCGGGGAAAGAGGTTGATTTTATTATGACAGGCCAGGAGACGGAGCTTGACCGGTCAATTATTGAGGAAATTGGCGATCCGCTGATTCACCTGCTGAGAAATGCTGTTGATCATGGCCTTGAAATGCCTGAGGAACGGGAAGCCGGCGGTAAGAACCGGATTGGACAGCTGAAGCTTCAGGCTGCTCACGAAGAAAACCATATTATTATAACTATTAAAGATGATGGCAAGGGAATTGACCCTGAGGCCGTCAGGCAAAGTGGTATCAAAAAGGGGCTGGTATCAGAAGAACAGGCCAGGAGGCTTACAGATAAAGAAGCAATTAGTTTGATTTTCATGTCAGGACTGAGTACTGTCAAAAAAGTGACAGATGTATCCGGTCGAGGGGTGGGAATGGATGTAGTCAGGAACAACATTGAAAAAATTAATGGGGCTATTGAGATTAACTCAATTGTGGGTAAGGGCACAGAGTTTAAAATCAAGCTGCCGCTAACCCTTGCTATTATTAGAGCCCTGCTGGTTTCAATAGGAGAAGCTGTCTATGCAATCCCGTTATCCACCGTAACAGAAACTATCAGGATACAGAGAAAGCAGATTGAATACGTGAATAATCATGAGGTAATTGTTGTCAGGGGTAAAGCGCTGCCCTTAATCAGACTTAAGGCTGTATTCAGCGGCTGTAGCAGTGAAGATGAGAGGGAAAAACTCTTTATCGTTGTAGTCAATCTGGCTGGACAGCAGGTAGGGCTTGTGGTAGACTCTTTGGTAGGTGAGCAGGAAATTGTTATCAAGAGCCTGGGCAAGTACGTAGGTGATGTCCAGGGGATTTCAGGGGCAACCATTCTGGGGGATGGAAATGTTGCCCTTATTGTCGATGTTTCCAATCTCATAAAAAAGGTTGCCTCTTAA
- a CDS encoding response regulator, translated as MAKVLLVDDAAFMRMRCAKLLTENGYAVDEAENGQEALEKYQNIKPDLVLMDITMPIMDGLTAVAEIKKVDPNAIIVMCSALGQQNTVMSAIKAGAKDFIVKPYQPEKILSTIKRFIG; from the coding sequence ATGGCGAAGGTGTTGCTGGTTGATGATGCCGCATTTATGCGTATGCGGTGTGCTAAACTGCTTACCGAGAATGGATACGCTGTTGATGAAGCTGAAAATGGACAGGAGGCTCTGGAAAAATACCAGAATATAAAACCTGATCTGGTGCTGATGGACATAACCATGCCGATAATGGATGGTTTGACAGCTGTTGCGGAAATTAAAAAGGTAGACCCAAATGCAATTATTGTCATGTGCAGCGCGCTGGGGCAGCAAAATACTGTTATGTCAGCTATCAAGGCAGGAGCTAAGGATTTTATTGTTAAACCTTATCAGCCCGAAAAAATATTATCAACAATTAAAAGATTTATCGGATAA